A single Nostoc sp. PCC 7107 DNA region contains:
- a CDS encoding ribulose bisphosphate carboxylase small subunit: MAVSSTAAPPTPWSKGLAEPEIHETSFVHSFSNIIGDVRIGANVIVAPGTSIRADEGTPFYIGEKTNIQDGVVIHGLEQGRVVGDDGEEYSVWVGNNASLTHMALIHGPAYVGDNCFIGFRSTVFNARVGKGCIVMMHALIQDVEIPPGKYVPSGAIITSQQQADRLPDVQDQDEQFAHHVVGINQALRAGYRCAADSKCIAPIRDELAKSYTGNGVTVLELERSSEVASNSLGAETVDQVRYLLEQGYKIGTEHVDQRRFRTGSWTSCQPIEARSVNEALSALESCLADHSGEYVRLFGIDPKGKRRVLETIIQRPDGVVKAATSFKAPVSAGTSSYNGNGNGNGNSKGAGIGSISAETVDQIRQLLAGGYKIGSEHVDERRFRTGSWASCQPIEATSTNEVVAALEECLESHQGEYVRLIGIDPKAKRRVLESIIQRPNGPVVVSNGQKSYASSSSVSSTTATTISNRLNTEVVDQLRQLLASGYKISAEHVDQRRFRTGSWASCGQIEARSERDAIAALEASLSEYPGEYVRLIGIDPKAKRRVLETIIQRP, encoded by the coding sequence ATGGCAGTCAGCAGCACGGCGGCACCCCCAACCCCGTGGTCAAAAGGTTTAGCTGAGCCAGAAATCCACGAAACCTCATTCGTACATTCTTTCTCCAACATTATTGGTGATGTGCGGATAGGTGCAAATGTAATCGTTGCTCCGGGGACTTCGATTAGAGCGGATGAAGGTACACCCTTTTATATCGGTGAAAAGACCAATATACAAGATGGTGTAGTGATTCATGGTTTAGAGCAAGGCCGAGTAGTAGGTGATGATGGCGAAGAATACTCGGTCTGGGTTGGTAATAATGCTTCCCTAACCCACATGGCTCTGATTCATGGCCCAGCTTATGTAGGGGATAATTGCTTTATTGGCTTTCGCTCTACGGTATTTAATGCCAGAGTGGGTAAGGGCTGCATTGTAATGATGCACGCTTTAATTCAAGATGTAGAAATTCCCCCCGGTAAATATGTACCTTCGGGAGCGATAATCACAAGCCAGCAGCAAGCTGACCGTCTGCCAGATGTGCAAGATCAAGATGAGCAATTTGCCCATCATGTAGTGGGGATTAATCAAGCATTGCGGGCTGGTTATCGCTGTGCTGCGGATAGCAAATGTATTGCACCCATCCGGGATGAATTAGCTAAATCTTATACAGGTAATGGTGTTACTGTCTTAGAGTTGGAAAGGAGTAGTGAAGTGGCAAGCAATAGCTTGGGTGCAGAAACAGTAGATCAGGTGCGCTATCTTTTAGAGCAAGGTTATAAGATTGGCACGGAACACGTAGACCAAAGACGGTTCCGCACTGGTTCTTGGACTAGTTGTCAGCCCATTGAAGCAAGATCTGTGAATGAAGCTTTATCAGCGTTAGAAAGCTGTCTAGCAGACCACAGTGGTGAGTACGTGCGTTTATTTGGGATTGATCCTAAAGGTAAACGTCGGGTATTAGAGACAATTATTCAACGCCCAGATGGTGTGGTAAAAGCAGCCACTAGCTTTAAAGCACCTGTGAGTGCAGGTACTAGTAGCTATAACGGTAATGGCAATGGCAATGGTAATAGTAAGGGTGCTGGTATTGGTTCAATTAGCGCTGAAACTGTAGACCAAATCCGCCAATTGTTAGCAGGTGGTTACAAAATTGGGTCTGAACACGTAGATGAGCGCCGTTTTCGGACTGGTTCTTGGGCTAGTTGTCAGCCCATAGAAGCTACTTCGACTAATGAAGTTGTAGCAGCTTTAGAAGAATGTCTTGAAAGCCATCAAGGCGAATATGTCCGCTTAATTGGTATTGACCCAAAAGCCAAACGTCGGGTATTAGAAAGCATTATTCAAAGACCTAATGGCCCCGTAGTGGTCTCTAATGGTCAGAAATCTTATGCTAGTTCAAGTAGTGTTAGCTCGACAACGGCAACGACGATCAGCAATAGGTTAAATACAGAAGTTGTAGACCAGCTACGGCAATTGTTGGCAAGTGGTTATAAAATCAGTGCTGAACACGTAGACCAAAGACGTTTCCGGACTGGTTCTTGGGCAAGCTGTGGACAAATTGAGGCCAGATCGGAAAGAGATGCGATCGCAGCTTTGGAAGCATCTCTGTCTGAATATCCTGGTGAGTACGTGCGGTTGATTGGTATTGACCCGAAAGCCAAGCGTCGAGTGTTGGAAACAATTATTCAACGTCCATAG
- a CDS encoding sodium-dependent bicarbonate transport family permease, with amino-acid sequence MDVSLIISNILNPPILAFFLGMLAVFVKTDLEIPAPIPKLLSLYLLFAIGFKGGVELVKSGVNQAVILTLFAAILMACIVPVYTFFILRIKLDTYNSAAIAATYGSISAVTFITASSFLTQLGMAFDGFMVAALALMESPAIVVGLILVNVFTVDESDREFNWPEVLQEAFLNSSVFLLVGSLVMGLLTGEHGWQTLKPFTQDLFYGVLTFFLLDMGLVAAKRIRDLQKAGIFLILFAILVPILNAGIALLIAKAIGMPKGDSLLFSVLCASASYIAVPAAMRLTVPEANPSLYISTALAVTFPFNIIVGIPLYLYGINLFWR; translated from the coding sequence ATGGATGTCAGTCTCATTATATCTAACATCTTAAATCCACCCATATTGGCTTTCTTTCTGGGAATGTTAGCGGTGTTCGTCAAAACAGATTTAGAAATCCCAGCGCCTATCCCTAAGCTATTATCTTTATATTTACTGTTTGCGATTGGGTTTAAAGGTGGTGTAGAACTGGTCAAAAGTGGTGTTAATCAAGCAGTTATTCTCACCCTTTTCGCTGCAATATTGATGGCTTGTATTGTCCCGGTTTATACATTTTTTATTCTCAGAATTAAGTTAGATACTTATAATTCTGCGGCGATCGCTGCTACTTATGGCTCCATTAGTGCGGTAACATTTATCACTGCCAGTTCTTTCCTGACTCAACTGGGAATGGCTTTTGATGGGTTTATGGTTGCAGCCTTGGCCTTGATGGAATCACCAGCAATTGTTGTAGGTTTAATATTGGTTAACGTTTTCACTGTCGATGAAAGCGATCGCGAATTCAATTGGCCAGAAGTATTACAAGAAGCTTTCCTTAATAGTTCTGTATTTTTGCTCGTGGGTAGCCTCGTCATGGGTCTTTTGACTGGAGAACATGGCTGGCAAACTTTAAAACCCTTTACCCAAGATTTGTTTTACGGTGTGCTGACGTTCTTTTTGTTAGATATGGGACTGGTGGCGGCGAAAAGAATCAGAGATTTGCAAAAAGCAGGTATTTTCCTGATTCTGTTTGCGATACTAGTACCTATTTTAAATGCCGGCATAGCTTTATTAATTGCGAAAGCGATCGGAATGCCAAAAGGAGATAGTCTATTGTTCTCGGTGCTATGTGCCAGTGCTTCCTACATTGCTGTACCAGCAGCTATGCGTCTAACTGTCCCAGAAGCTAATCCTAGTCTGTACATTTCAACTGCTTTAGCTGTGACTTTCCCTTTTAATATCATTGTAGGTATACCGCTATATCTATACGGCATTAATCTATTTTGGAGATAA
- a CDS encoding carbon dioxide-concentrating mechanism protein CcmK, which yields MPIAVGMIETKGFPAVVEAADAMVKAARVTLVGYEKIGSARVTVIVRGDVSEVQASVAAGIEAARRVNGGEVLSTHIIARPHENLEYVLPIRYTEAVEQFRT from the coding sequence ATGCCAATTGCAGTTGGAATGATTGAGACTAAGGGCTTTCCAGCAGTAGTAGAAGCTGCTGATGCGATGGTGAAAGCTGCCCGTGTAACTTTGGTAGGATATGAAAAAATTGGTAGCGCTCGTGTCACCGTAATTGTGCGGGGAGATGTTTCCGAAGTGCAAGCCTCAGTTGCAGCTGGAATTGAAGCGGCAAGAAGAGTAAATGGTGGTGAAGTGCTTTCCACTCACATCATTGCGCGTCCCCATGAAAACTTGGAATACGTATTGCCGATTCGTTACACAGAAGCTGTGGAACAGTTTCGCACTTAA
- a CDS encoding NAD(P)H-quinone oxidoreductase subunit F: protein MNEFLFSTSWCVPLYSLMGALLTLPWGMGIIRKTGPRPAAYLNLLTTVLAFAHSLFVFKDVWDREPENLLVSWFQAANLNLSFSLELSPVSFGATVLITGLSLLAQIYALGYLEKDWSLARFFALLGFFEAALSGLAISDSLFLSYALLEVLTLSTYLLVGFWYAQPLVVTAARDAFLTKRVGDLLLLMSVVTLSSWAGSLNFSDLYEWAQTANLSPMASTLLGLGLIAGPAGKCAQFPLHLWLDEAMEGPNPASVMRNSLVVAGGAYLLYKLQPILALSPVALNALIVMGSVTAVGATLVSLAQIDIKRSLSHSTSAYMGLVFLAVGMQQGGVAVMLLLTHAIAKALLFMSSGSVIYTTSTQDLTEMGGLWSRMPATTTAFVVGSAGMITLLPLGSFWAMLSWADGLVAISPWVIGILVIVNGLTALNLTRVFRLIFWGTPQQKTRRSPEVGWQMAFPMVTLTILTLLLPLMLQQWYLLPDKNSINWYVVGMLLTSTVLGVGIGSTMYLHKAWSRSRILVWRFLQDLLGYDFYIDRIYRLTVVGAVALLSRISAWSDRYLVDGLVNLVGIFTILGGQSLRYSISGQSQGYMLTILVVISLFGFFISWSLGLLNNLHF from the coding sequence ATGAATGAGTTTCTATTTTCAACAAGTTGGTGTGTGCCTTTGTATAGTTTAATGGGCGCACTGTTAACTTTGCCCTGGGGGATGGGAATAATCAGAAAGACAGGCCCCAGACCAGCGGCATATTTAAACTTGTTGACCACTGTTTTGGCTTTTGCTCATAGCTTATTTGTCTTTAAAGATGTTTGGGACAGAGAACCAGAAAATTTACTGGTTAGCTGGTTTCAAGCCGCGAATTTAAACTTATCTTTTTCATTAGAACTCTCACCTGTGAGTTTTGGGGCGACAGTTTTAATCACAGGATTAAGTTTGTTGGCGCAAATTTACGCTTTAGGCTATTTAGAGAAAGACTGGTCACTGGCAAGATTTTTTGCACTACTTGGGTTTTTTGAAGCGGCACTGAGTGGTTTAGCAATTAGTGACTCTTTATTTCTCAGTTATGCCTTGTTAGAAGTTCTCACCCTTTCTACCTATTTGTTAGTAGGGTTTTGGTACGCTCAACCTTTGGTAGTAACAGCAGCACGGGATGCTTTTTTAACCAAGCGGGTGGGCGACTTGTTATTGCTGATGTCTGTGGTGACGCTTTCCAGTTGGGCAGGTAGCTTAAATTTTTCTGATTTGTATGAGTGGGCGCAAACAGCAAACCTCAGCCCGATGGCATCAACTTTACTTGGTTTGGGCTTAATTGCTGGGCCAGCAGGTAAGTGCGCTCAGTTTCCCTTGCACTTGTGGTTAGATGAAGCAATGGAAGGGCCTAACCCCGCTTCAGTGATGCGAAATTCGCTGGTGGTAGCTGGTGGTGCTTATTTACTATACAAACTGCAACCGATTTTAGCTTTATCACCAGTGGCATTGAATGCGTTAATCGTCATGGGTTCAGTGACGGCGGTGGGTGCGACCTTAGTATCATTGGCACAAATTGATATTAAGCGATCGCTTTCTCATTCTACAAGTGCATATATGGGACTAGTGTTTTTGGCAGTTGGTATGCAGCAAGGGGGTGTAGCTGTAATGTTGCTGTTGACTCATGCGATCGCCAAAGCATTATTATTTATGAGTTCCGGTTCGGTTATTTACACCACTAGTACTCAAGATTTAACAGAAATGGGCGGTTTATGGTCGCGGATGCCTGCTACTACTACCGCCTTTGTTGTCGGTTCGGCAGGGATGATTACATTGCTACCCCTGGGAAGCTTTTGGGCAATGCTGTCATGGGCTGATGGTTTGGTAGCAATTAGCCCTTGGGTAATTGGCATTTTAGTGATAGTTAATGGCTTGACAGCCTTAAACTTGACAAGAGTCTTCCGATTAATATTTTGGGGTACACCGCAACAAAAAACCCGTCGTTCCCCAGAAGTTGGCTGGCAAATGGCATTTCCAATGGTGACATTGACGATACTGACCTTACTGTTACCCCTGATGCTTCAGCAATGGTACTTACTACCAGATAAAAATAGTATTAACTGGTACGTGGTAGGAATGTTATTGACCTCTACGGTATTAGGAGTCGGTATAGGTTCCACAATGTACCTCCATAAAGCTTGGTCAAGATCGAGAATTTTGGTGTGGCGATTTTTACAGGACTTGTTGGGCTACGATTTTTACATAGACCGCATCTATCGATTGACAGTAGTTGGGGCAGTAGCATTGCTGTCTAGGATATCGGCTTGGAGCGATCGCTATCTAGTTGATGGCCTAGTAAACTTGGTGGGAATTTTCACAATTCTCGGCGGACAAAGTTTAAGGTACAGCATTTCTGGCCAGTCCCAAGGCTATATGTTGACCATCCTCGTAGTTATTAGCCTTTTCGGCTTCTTTATTAGCTGGTCATTAGGACTGCTCAATAACTTGCATTTTTAA
- a CDS encoding efflux RND transporter periplasmic adaptor subunit produces MSQSEFPDSQFPVEIEQPAATDSNQAKPKDSSADPKPISILHKKRPWPVILGVVLLIAGIGIGWRWWQTSQASNAPAGAGAAAGQPMGIPVKLATVENATIQQTSEFVGTLDAPRSVTLKPEIDGRITEILYKEGDRISQGQVVIRLQSDDAQAQLLQAKASLEQAQARLAELKAGTRSEEIAQARAQLVQAQARLRDAQTGSSPEEMAQAEAQIDAAKSDLELAKSRAVRYGNLQKQGAISEDQMEGYLKEQRSAAAALVVAQKRLDQLSKGRNSNINELEAAAEQQRQNVRQLENGPRQEEIAQARSQVTQAAAQVKAAQVQLQYTNVRAPFTGVVGDIPVRVGEFVSKADNLTTLTRNDSLELNISVSLNESQQLRIGLPVQMLDAQGQPTATGKISFISPNANSNSQTVLAKAVFGNGNRQLVNRQLVQTKIIWDERPGILVPVTAVSRLGGETFVFVAQAPENPKPGAPSLVALQKPIKLGAIEGSNYQVLEGLKAGEKIVVSGILNLTNGAPIIPSP; encoded by the coding sequence ATGTCCCAGTCTGAGTTCCCTGATTCACAGTTTCCGGTTGAAATAGAACAGCCTGCTGCTACCGACTCTAATCAGGCTAAACCAAAGGATTCTTCAGCAGACCCAAAACCCATCTCAATACTCCATAAAAAGCGGCCTTGGCCAGTGATTTTAGGCGTAGTCTTGTTAATTGCAGGTATTGGTATTGGTTGGCGATGGTGGCAAACTAGCCAGGCGAGTAATGCACCCGCTGGGGCTGGAGCAGCAGCTGGACAACCGATGGGAATTCCTGTAAAGTTAGCCACGGTTGAGAATGCAACTATTCAGCAAACTTCAGAATTTGTTGGGACTTTAGATGCACCACGTTCAGTCACACTCAAACCAGAGATTGATGGACGCATTACAGAGATTTTATATAAAGAAGGCGATCGCATTTCCCAAGGACAAGTAGTCATTCGTTTGCAAAGTGATGATGCTCAAGCGCAATTACTTCAAGCCAAAGCCTCACTTGAACAAGCACAAGCGCGTTTAGCAGAACTGAAAGCAGGTACACGTTCTGAAGAAATTGCCCAAGCCAGAGCGCAGTTAGTTCAAGCCCAAGCGCGGTTACGAGATGCTCAAACAGGTTCAAGTCCCGAAGAAATGGCGCAAGCCGAAGCCCAAATTGATGCCGCTAAATCTGACTTAGAACTAGCTAAGTCACGCGCTGTACGCTACGGAAACTTACAAAAACAAGGGGCTATTTCGGAAGATCAGATGGAAGGCTATCTGAAAGAACAACGTAGCGCCGCAGCCGCATTAGTTGTCGCCCAAAAACGCTTAGATCAACTCAGCAAAGGGAGAAATTCCAATATCAATGAATTAGAAGCGGCCGCTGAACAACAAAGACAAAACGTCAGACAACTAGAAAACGGCCCTCGACAAGAAGAAATCGCCCAAGCGCGATCGCAAGTTACCCAAGCAGCAGCTCAAGTCAAAGCCGCCCAAGTGCAACTGCAATATACTAATGTCCGCGCTCCATTTACGGGAGTGGTTGGCGATATTCCCGTCAGAGTTGGAGAATTTGTCAGCAAAGCAGATAATCTCACCACTTTGACCAGAAATGACTCCTTGGAATTGAACATCTCTGTATCACTCAATGAAAGCCAGCAATTGCGTATTGGCTTACCTGTACAAATGCTGGATGCCCAAGGTCAACCCACCGCCACAGGTAAAATCAGTTTCATTTCGCCCAATGCCAATTCTAATTCGCAAACTGTTTTAGCTAAGGCCGTTTTTGGTAATGGCAACAGACAATTAGTCAATCGTCAGTTAGTCCAAACTAAAATCATTTGGGATGAACGCCCCGGAATTTTAGTGCCGGTGACAGCAGTATCACGTTTGGGTGGAGAAACATTTGTCTTTGTGGCGCAAGCACCAGAAAATCCCAAACCAGGAGCGCCTTCATTAGTAGCTTTGCAAAAACCAATCAAGTTAGGAGCAATTGAGGGTAGTAATTACCAAGTATTAGAAGGGCTAAAAGCAGGAGAGAAAATCGTAGTTTCCGGTATTCTCAACCTAACTAACGGCGCACCGATAATTCCCTCTCCCTAA
- a CDS encoding CO2 hydration protein gives MVTIRSKPGLHPLAEYVERLQTGGTLLPDSPENVLEVVGILKSYGVVLDAYSKNLIYIADHQFLRFFPFFKYFNDEFSFQKLLRHWWHDRINYEYAEYCMKAMMWHGGGGLDAYLDTKEFQERAKAVITAKFKNNPFILGLNQLFPEFLTEQLRVSAYYSGLGQFWRVMADIFLTLSDRYDQGEIKSIPQVVDYIKAGLVADAMKPITYSVKIQDKVYEIIPKKTGLTFLADTAVPYVEAVFFRGTPFHGTVSYNAQAYQISPDQGRFQYGALYADPLPIGGAGIPPTLLMQDMRHYLPEYLHAIYRRGLRGEDDLRVQICISFQKSMFCVTTAAILGLMPYSLETQDPSEQNANRVYLEKWMDRFTTSRLSDVNS, from the coding sequence ATGGTAACTATTAGAAGTAAACCTGGCTTACATCCTTTAGCTGAGTACGTAGAACGATTACAAACAGGTGGAACATTATTACCTGATAGTCCAGAAAATGTTTTAGAAGTAGTTGGTATTCTCAAAAGCTATGGTGTAGTTTTAGATGCCTACTCCAAAAATCTCATCTACATTGCTGACCATCAATTTTTAAGATTTTTTCCTTTTTTTAAATACTTTAACGACGAATTCTCTTTTCAAAAATTACTCCGTCACTGGTGGCACGATCGCATCAATTACGAATATGCAGAATATTGCATGAAAGCTATGATGTGGCATGGTGGCGGTGGCTTAGATGCTTATTTAGATACCAAAGAATTTCAAGAACGAGCAAAAGCAGTTATCACCGCCAAATTTAAGAATAATCCTTTTATTTTGGGATTAAACCAATTATTCCCCGAATTTTTAACTGAACAATTGCGCGTTTCAGCTTATTACAGTGGTTTAGGTCAATTCTGGCGAGTGATGGCTGATATTTTCTTAACCTTATCAGACCGTTATGACCAAGGCGAAATCAAATCAATTCCCCAAGTTGTAGATTACATTAAAGCAGGCTTAGTAGCAGATGCTATGAAGCCGATAACCTACTCTGTCAAAATCCAAGATAAAGTCTACGAAATTATTCCCAAAAAGACTGGTTTAACATTTTTAGCAGATACAGCAGTGCCTTATGTCGAGGCTGTTTTCTTCCGGGGAACTCCTTTTCATGGCACAGTTTCTTACAATGCCCAAGCCTATCAAATTTCCCCCGATCAAGGTCGATTCCAATATGGTGCATTGTATGCTGATCCTTTACCCATTGGCGGTGCTGGTATTCCGCCTACATTACTCATGCAGGATATGCGCCACTATTTGCCAGAATATTTGCACGCTATTTATCGGCGTGGTTTACGGGGTGAAGATGACTTGCGGGTACAAATTTGTATAAGTTTCCAAAAGTCAATGTTTTGCGTGACTACAGCCGCAATTTTAGGATTGATGCCTTATTCTTTAGAGACTCAAGATCCATCTGAACAAAATGCTAATCGAGTGTATTTGGAAAAATGGATGGATAGATTTACAACCTCACGCTTAAGTGATGTCAATAGCTAG
- a CDS encoding nitrogen regulatory protein P-II family, translating into MQAVKRIEIFANYVELGKILESLEKSGVAGHSVVKDVAGKGTRGKVTHDLAMTMLDNVYIIAFFAPEKLPLVESNIRKTLNKFGGVCFISDAMEIETTRCVG; encoded by the coding sequence ATGCAGGCTGTCAAACGGATCGAAATATTTGCTAACTATGTCGAACTCGGTAAAATTTTAGAGTCTTTAGAAAAATCAGGCGTAGCTGGACATTCAGTTGTCAAAGATGTTGCTGGTAAAGGTACAAGAGGCAAAGTCACTCATGATTTAGCTATGACAATGCTCGACAATGTTTATATCATTGCCTTTTTTGCCCCCGAAAAATTGCCATTGGTAGAATCAAATATCCGGAAAACTCTAAATAAGTTTGGCGGAGTTTGTTTTATTTCTGATGCTATGGAAATTGAGACTACCAGATGTGTTGGTTGA
- a CDS encoding NADH-quinone oxidoreductase subunit M — translation MLSALILLPLLGATIIGFWPTVIDGKLSRSMAFVFAGMTFLWSIFLAIQFDPGKITQQFSEFIPWVDALGLSYNLGVDGLSLPLLVLNGLLTCIAISSSDISLQRPRLYYSLILLLSTGVTGAFLAQDLLLFFLFYELELIPLYLLIAIWGGVKRGYAATKFLIYTATSGILLLASFLGMVWLSGGSNFALANLNAASLPLGTQLLLLAGILVGFGIKIPLVPFHTWLPDAHVEASTPISVLLAGVLLKLGTYGLLRFGMNLLPNAWSYAAPWLATWAVVSVLYGASCAIAQTDMKKMVAYSSVGHMGYVLLAAAAATPLSVLGAVMQMISHGLISALLFLLVGVVYKKAGSRDLEVIRGLLNPERGMPVIGSLMVLGVMASAGIPGMVGFISEFVIFSGSFVVFPVQTLLSMLGTGLTAVYFLILMNRAFFGRLSAQVVNLPRVYWSDRLPSVVLAVLIVIFGIQPTWLSRWTEPTITAMMSVDKVVATVSVEKSK, via the coding sequence ATGTTGAGTGCATTGATTTTGCTGCCATTGTTAGGCGCAACTATTATCGGTTTTTGGCCTACTGTGATTGATGGGAAACTATCCCGTAGTATGGCTTTTGTCTTTGCTGGTATGACTTTCTTGTGGTCAATCTTTCTAGCAATTCAATTCGACCCAGGAAAAATTACTCAACAATTTAGTGAGTTTATACCTTGGGTAGATGCTCTAGGCTTAAGTTATAACCTCGGAGTAGATGGTTTATCTTTACCCTTGCTGGTTTTAAATGGACTATTGACTTGTATTGCCATCTCCAGTAGTGATATTTCCCTACAACGTCCGAGACTATATTACTCACTTATCCTCCTGTTAAGCACTGGAGTCACAGGAGCCTTTCTAGCACAGGATTTACTCTTATTTTTCCTGTTTTATGAACTAGAACTAATACCCCTATACCTACTCATTGCTATTTGGGGTGGTGTAAAACGAGGTTACGCAGCAACAAAGTTTTTGATTTACACAGCCACATCGGGAATTTTGCTGTTGGCAAGTTTCCTCGGTATGGTTTGGCTGAGTGGCGGTTCTAACTTTGCCTTAGCAAACTTGAATGCTGCATCCTTGCCATTAGGAACTCAACTGTTATTACTAGCCGGTATTTTGGTTGGTTTTGGGATTAAAATACCCTTGGTTCCCTTCCACACTTGGTTGCCCGATGCCCACGTTGAAGCCTCTACACCCATTTCTGTATTGTTAGCTGGTGTGCTATTGAAATTGGGGACTTACGGCTTACTGCGGTTTGGGATGAACTTGTTACCCAATGCGTGGAGTTATGCAGCACCTTGGTTAGCAACTTGGGCAGTAGTAAGTGTGCTTTATGGCGCATCCTGCGCGATCGCGCAAACTGACATGAAAAAGATGGTAGCCTATAGTTCAGTTGGACACATGGGCTATGTACTATTGGCCGCCGCCGCCGCTACACCATTAAGTGTGTTAGGCGCTGTGATGCAAATGATTAGCCACGGCTTAATTTCCGCCTTACTGTTTTTGTTGGTAGGAGTAGTATATAAAAAAGCTGGTAGCCGGGATTTAGAAGTTATTCGCGGATTATTAAATCCCGAACGCGGAATGCCCGTTATTGGTAGCTTGATGGTCTTGGGAGTAATGGCCAGCGCAGGTATACCAGGAATGGTAGGTTTTATTTCCGAATTTGTGATTTTTAGCGGCAGTTTTGTGGTATTTCCGGTGCAAACTCTACTATCTATGCTAGGAACTGGCTTAACTGCGGTTTATTTCTTAATTTTGATGAATCGCGCTTTTTTTGGGCGCTTATCTGCACAAGTAGTTAATTTACCACGAGTCTATTGGAGCGATCGCCTGCCGTCGGTAGTCTTAGCTGTATTGATTGTAATTTTCGGCATTCAACCTACTTGGTTATCTCGTTGGACTGAACCAACAATCACCGCCATGATGAGTGTAGATAAAGTAGTGGCAACAGTCTCTGTAGAAAAGTCAAAGTAA
- a CDS encoding carbon dioxide-concentrating mechanism protein CcmK: MSIAVGMVETLGFPAVVEAADAMVKAARVTLVGYEKIGSGRVTVIVRGDVSEVQASVAAGVESVKRVNGGQVLSTHIIARPHENLEYVLPIRYTEDVEQFRENVNAIRPFGGRRP; the protein is encoded by the coding sequence ATGTCAATTGCAGTGGGAATGGTAGAAACCCTTGGCTTTCCAGCAGTAGTAGAAGCTGCTGACGCGATGGTGAAAGCCGCTCGTGTAACCTTAGTAGGTTACGAAAAAATCGGTAGTGGTCGTGTCACCGTAATTGTCCGGGGTGACGTTTCCGAAGTCCAAGCTTCTGTAGCAGCAGGTGTTGAATCAGTCAAGCGTGTAAATGGTGGACAAGTACTTTCTACTCACATCATTGCCCGTCCCCATGAAAACTTGGAATACGTGCTGCCAATTCGTTATACGGAAGACGTAGAACAATTCCGGGAAAATGTCAATGCAATTCGTCCTTTCGGCGGCAGAAGACCATAA
- a CDS encoding EutN/CcmL family microcompartment protein produces the protein MQIAKVRGTVVSTQKEPSLRGVKLLLLQLVDEEGNILPQYEVAADTVGAGVDEWVLVSCGSAARQILGNEQRPLDAAVVAIIDTIHVQDRLIYSKKDQYR, from the coding sequence ATGCAAATTGCCAAAGTGCGTGGCACAGTAGTTAGCACTCAAAAAGAACCAAGTCTTAGAGGTGTCAAACTACTGCTGTTGCAATTAGTGGATGAAGAAGGAAACATCTTGCCACAATACGAAGTAGCAGCGGACACGGTGGGAGCAGGAGTAGATGAGTGGGTGCTGGTCAGTTGTGGTAGTGCCGCTCGTCAAATTCTTGGCAACGAACAACGCCCTTTAGATGCAGCGGTGGTGGCGATAATTGATACCATTCATGTTCAAGATCGCCTTATTTACAGTAAAAAAGACCAATATAGATAG